A genomic stretch from Vanrija pseudolonga chromosome 6, complete sequence includes:
- the SPB4 gene encoding ATP-dependent rRNA helicase SPB4 yields MPRPASGAPAFGSTWASLAPPLTPWIADVIAAQGFSNMTPVQAGTIPRALKNQDCVVEAVTGSGKTLAFVVPVLERIVRSEHKYKRGEVAAIVIAPTRELAAQIHEVFTMFLSTLVPPPPSPVDGEEQPTPIGEYPLPLLVTSGTSDPYAAFLNTSANIIVGTPGRLASFLLSPRGMSAVRVGNIDALVLDEADRLLGAPDHRRDVERIMRHLPKQRRTHLFSATMTDAVEDLVGIGLRNPVRIVVNLKDKRMASEANGTGERRVPMTLQNRFLVCGPAEKTLQLVRVLRREAGEYESAKMIIYFSTGAAVDYFYRILSKLPALSNFHFASLHGDLPPRAREASLSSFTSHASSHLSPAVLLCTDVAARGVDFNDIDTVIQYDPPTDPKTFSHRVGRTARAGRSGRAVVLLTRGREEQYVEFLKVRKIPLVRQAYITAELGDAETAPEPPVDADALDLLKTIRDVVLTDRDLADRGAKALVSSVQAYTKHEASFIFRPADIDYAALATSFGLLRIPTMPEVRSWRKRIEKAEAKREKGEAPDDEDYTPPVPWTDAEVDWDTFAYASKQRESARIVALAEKKKKREEAGAEDEARRKKRKIEAGIREAWSNQKDRKARREERHDKKDKKKQAEWERKQAAGEATEQDAPVLRAKKAKAKKEDSDESDDDMGEDYRALRREVNSERAARKATSTKREAVGMFDDLD; encoded by the exons ATGCCGCGCCCCGCCTCCGGCGCGCCAGCTTTCGGGAGCACCTGGGCGTCGCTCGCCCCACCACTGACACCATGGATCGCGGACGTGATCGCCGCGCAGGGGTTCAGCAACATGACGCCCGTGCAGGCCGGCACCAtcccgcgcgcgctcaagaACCAGGactgcgtcgtcgaggccgttaCGGGCTCGGGCAAGACGCTGGCGTTTGTCGTGCCTgtgctcgagcgcatcgTGCGGTCGGAGCACAAGTATAAGCGGGGGGAGGTGGCTGCGATTGTGATTGCGCCGACTAG GGAGCTCGCAGCCCAGATCCACGAAGTGTTCACCATGTTCCTCTCGACGCTTgtcccgcccccgccgtcgcccgtcgACGGGGAGGAGCAGCCGACCCCGATCGGCGAGTACCCTCTGCCCCTGCTGGTGACCTCGGGCACGAGCGACCCCTACGCGGCCTTCCTGAACACGAGCGCGAACATTATCGTCGGCACGCCGGGCCGACTGGCGTCTTTCCTCCTCTCGCCGCGCGGCATGAgcgccgtgcgcgtcggcaacattgacgcgctcgtgctcgacgaggcggaccggctgctcggcgcgcccgaccacaggcgcgacgtcgagcgcatcATGCGCCACTTGCCCAAGCAGCGCCGCACGCACCTCTTCAGCGCGACCATGACCGATGcggtcgaggacctcgtcggcatcggcctGCGTAACCCCGTGCGCATCGTCGTCAACCTCAAGGACAAGCGCATGGCCAGCGAGGCGAACGGGAcgggcgagcgccgcgtgccCATGACGCTGCAGAACAGGTTCCTCGTCTGTGGGCCGGCGGAGAAGACGCTCCAGCTCGTCAGGGTGctccgccgcgaggcgggcgagtaCGAGTCGGCCAAGATGATCATCTACTTTTCTACCGGTGCCGCGGTCGACTACTTCTACAGG atTCTGTCCAAGCTGCCCGCGCTGTCAAACTTCCACTTTGCGTCGCTGCATGGTGATCTTCCGCCCCGCGCACGCGAGGCGTCCCTATCGTCTTTTACATCACACGCGTCGTCGCATCTCTCGCCAGCAGTGCTGCTGTGTACTGACGTCGcggcccgcggcgtcgacttcAACGACATCGACACGGTCATCCAGTACGACCCGCCGACGGACCCCAAGACGTTCAGCCACCGCGTCGGCCGTaccgcgcgcgctgggcgttcGGGACGCGCCGTGGTGCTTCTCACACGCGGACGCGAGGAGCAGTACGTCGAGTTCCTCAAGGTCCGCAAAATCCCGCTTGTGCGCCAGGCGTACATCACTGctgagcttggcgacgccgagactGCCCCTGAGCCGCCggttgacgccgacgcactcGACCTGCTCAAAACGAtccgcgacgtcgtcctcaccgaccgtgacctcgccgaccgcggTGCCAAGGCACTTGTATCTAGCGTGCAGGCATACACCAAACATGAGGCGAGCTTCATCTTCCGGCCAGCCGACATCGACTacgccgcgctggcgaccAGCTTTGGTCTCCTTCGTATCCCCACTATGCCCGAAGTGCGCTCGTGGCGCAAGAGAATagagaaggccgaggcgaagCGTGAAAAGGGCGAGGCACCCGATGACGAGGACTACACGCCGCCTGTGCCCtggaccgacgccgaggtcgactggGACACGTTTGCCTACGCTTCGAAGCagcgcgagtcggcgcgTATTGTCGCTCTCGCtgagaagaagaagaagcggGAGGAAGCCGGTGCCGAAGACGAGGCGCGTCGCAAAAAGCGCAAGATTGAGGCCGGCATCCGTGAGGCGTGGTCCAACCAGAAGGACCGCAAGGCACGACGAGAGGAGCGCCacgacaagaaggacaagaagaagcaggCCGAGTGGGAGCGCAAGCAGGCTGCCGGAGAGGCCACTGAGCAGGACGCACCTGTGCTGCGTGCCAAaaaggccaaggccaagaaggaggacagcgacgagagcgaTGACGACATGGGCGAGGACTACCGTGCGCTGAGGCGCGAGGTGAATTCTGAACGtgcggcgcgcaaggccacGTCGaccaagcgcgaggcggtgggcatgtttgacgacctcgactaA
- the VHA26 gene encoding V-type proton ATPase subunit E, with protein sequence MSRSGALDDSEIQSEMNKMVAFISQEAREKAREIQVKADEEFAIEKAKIVRQESLAIDALYEKKRKQAEVGWKIAQSTALNQSRLEVLRKRDEHLQTLFENASGKVKALADGKDYPAAVEALILEVLLLLLGTDVTIAHRPKDKALVQKASKGALKQYKEIAGLESTVTFEDTISDDSAGGVIGSTLQGRIKVDNTLAERLKILEEKMLPELREDLFGKNPNRKFYT encoded by the exons ATGTCTCGCagcggcgccctcgacgactcggagatCCAGTCCGAGATGAACAAGATG GTCGCGTTCATCTCGCAGGAGGCGCGTGAGAAGGCCCGCGAGATCcaggtcaaggccgacgaggagtTTGCGATTGAGAAG GCCAAGATTGTCCGTCAGGAGTCGCTCGCAATAGATGCGCTGTacgagaagaagcgcaagcaggccgaggtcggaTGGAAGAT CGCCCAGTCCACCGCCCTCAACCAGtcgcgcctcgaggtcctccgcaagcgcgacgagcacctcCAGACGCTGTTCGAGAACGCTAgcggcaaggtcaaggcgctcgccgacggcaaggactACCCCGCGGCCGTTGAGgcgctcatcctcgag gtcctgctcctcctcctcggaaCCGACGTTACCATCGCCCACCGccccaaggacaaggcgctCGTGCAGAAGGCGTCCAAGGGCGCGCTCAAGCAGTACAAGGAGATTGCGGGCCTCGAGTCGACCGTCACGTTCGAGGACACCATCTCGGACgactcggccggcggcgttATCGGCTCGACGCTCCAGGGCAGGATCAAGGTGGACAACACGCTGGCTGAGCGTCTGAAGATTCTCGAGGAGAAG ATGCTGCCCGAGCTCCGTGAGGACCTCTTTGGCAAGAACCCCAACCGCAAGTTCTACACT TAA
- the sts1 gene encoding Delta(24(24(1)))-sterol reductase codes for MSGPASNLRARKVESNGNGKAAANGNGLSNGNGNGHAAPAESEGKSRAVRHGAIPTAYGQQMDKKLDEHESYEFGGPVGVTAMMVGFPILMYYLWICLWYYDGALVHPRSLDDIRPFLERMWAHAYEGAYPTKFAWGTYLGLTAIQLTFAWVLPGMMQWGLPVPSLGYETLLYKCNALASWYCTLVLAAVLHLTGVYRLPWIIENYGPIMTVAIITSFTVSATIDILGRTAHYGGKPLRMSGVLVYDHFMGVSLNPRLGPIDLKMFAEVRVPWVLLFLISLSGVVKQYEDLGYLTYNMFHMLLATGLYMNACAKGEQMIPQTWDMFHEKFGWMLIFWNMAGVPFTYCYPTIYMTRSSPDTYRFPWWGNVLMFVTLLTCYYIFDTSMSQKSAFKMQQQGEYKPRKAFPQLPWAEVKDPEFIQTKHGNKLLISGWWQFARKINYTADWFQALTWGLTAGFNTPITLFYPIFFLAVLTHRCGRDFEKCERKYGEDWVAYCKVVKWRFIPYVY; via the coding sequence ATGTCTGGACCCGCGAGCaacctgcgcgcgcgcaaggtcGAGTCGAACGGTAACGGCAAGGCCgcggccaacggcaacggcttGTCGAACGGCAATGGCAACGGCcacgctgcccccgccgagtcggagggcaagtcgcgcgcggtgcgccacggcgccatcCCGACGGCGTACGGACAGCAGATGGACaagaagctcgacgagcacgagagCTACGAGTTTGGCGGGCCCGTCGGCGTGACGGCCATGATGGTCGGCTTCCCCATCCTCATGTACTACCTGTGGATCTGCCTGTGGTACTatgacggcgcgctcgtgcaccctcgctcgctcgacgacatccGCCCCTTCCTCGAGCGCATGTGGGCGCACGCGTACGAGGGAGCGTACCCCACCAAGTTTGCCTGGGGCACGTACCTCGGCCTGACGGCCATCCAGCTCACGTTTGCGTGGGTCCTCCCCGGCATGATGCAGTGGGGCCTGCCGGTCCCCTCGCTCGGCTACGAGACGCTGCTGTACAAGTGcaacgcgctcgcgtcgtgGTACTgcacgctcgtgctcgccgccgtcctccaCCTCACGGGCGTCTACCGCCTCCCCTGGATCATTGAGAACTACGGCCCGATCATGACGGTCGCGATCATCACCAGCTTCACCGTCTCGGCCACGATCGACATCCTCGGCCGCACAGCCCACTACGGCGGCAAGCCCCTCCGCATGTCGGGCGTGCTCGTCTACGACCACTTCATGGGCGTGTCGCTCAACccccgcctcggccccaTCGACCTCAAGATGTTCGCCGAGGTCCGCGTCCCCTGGGTGCTGCTCTTCCTCATCTCGCTGTCCGGCGTCGTCAAGCAGTACGAGGACCTCGGCTACCTCACCTACAACATGTTCCACATGCTGCTCGCCACCGGCCTGTACATGAACGCATgcgccaagggcgagcagATGATCCCCCAGACCTGGGACATGTTCCACGAGAAGTTTGGCTGGATGCTCATCTTCTGGAACATGGCCGGCGTCCCCTTCACCTACTGCTACCCGACCATCTACATGACGCGCTCCAGCCCCGACACGTACCGCTTCCCCTGGTGGGGCAACGTGCTCATGTTTGTCACGCTCCTCACGTGCTACTACATTTTCGACACGTCGATGAGCCAGAAGTCGGCCTTCaagatgcagcagcagggcgagTACAAGCCCCGCAAGGCCTTCCCCCAGCTCCCCTgggccgaggtcaaggaccCCGAGTTTATCCAGACCAAGCACGGCAACAAGCTCCTCATCTCGGGCTGGTGGCAGTTTGCCCGCAAGATCAACTACACGGCCGACTGGTTCCAGGCGCTCACCTGGGGCCTCACTGCCGGCTTCAACACCCCCATCACCCTCTTCTACCCCATCTTcttcctcgctgtcctcACCCACCGCTGCGGCCGTGACTTTGAGAAGTGCGAGCGCAAGTATGGCGAGGACTGGGTCGCCTACTGCAAGGTCGTCAAGTGGAGGTTTATCCCCTACGTCTACTAA
- the fmdA_1 gene encoding Formamidase, whose translation MALEHPTLVKVDPFKPADQQAGLFNRWHPDIPAVATVAEGDVFKLECHDWTGGQILNNDDADDIRDVDLTKIHNLTGPVAVEGAKPGDVLVVDILDVTPFPQMQWGYTGVFEKTNGGGLFSTDFDSKAAKAVWDFEGIYASSRHIPGVRFAGIPHPGLIGTAPSQALLDTWNERERGLVAAKGECVPAVALTPLSTGAYVGQDLPDKVREKIYAEGARTIPGREHGGNVDIKNLSRGSRCFFPVYVDGANLAVGDLHFSQGDGELSFCGAIEMAGIITLKCSVMKDGVKLLGLKQPIFLPSPIDPRYHEQLIFEGISVDVNGDGKQYSMDATVAYKQAALNAMDYLRRLGYSKEQAHLLLSAAPVEAHVAAMVDVPNACVTMGLPLAIFDRDIRPTNKGIEKKEYKNAALRTDGVRCNQK comes from the exons ATGGCCCTTGAGCACCCCACCCTCGTCAAG gtcGACCCATTCAAGCCTGCCGACCAGCAGGCGGGTCTCTTCAACCGCTGGCA CCCCGAcatccccgccgtcgccaccgtcgccgagggtgacGTCTTCAAGCTCGAATGCCACGACTGGACGGGCGGCCAGATCCTCAACAatgacgatgccgacgacatcagg GACGTCGACCTCACCAAGATCCACAACCTCACTGGCCCCGTAgccgtcgagggcgccaagccgggcgacgtgctcgtcgtcgacattcTCGACGTCACGCCCTTCCCGCAGATGCAGTGGGGCTACACTGGCGTGTTTGAAA AGACGAACGGCGGGGGCCTCTTCAGCACCGACTTTG ACTCAAAGGCCGCCAAGGCAGTGTGGGACTTTGAAGGCATCTACGCGAGCAGCCGGCACATCCCCGGCGTGCGCTTCGCGGGCATCCCCCACCCAGGGCTGAtcggcaccgcgccgagccaggCGCTGCTGGATACCTGgaacgagcgcgagcgcggcctcgtcgccgccaagggcgagtgcgtgcccgccgtcgcgttGACCCCGCTGTCGACGGGCGCGTATGTCGGCCAGGACTTGCCGGACAAGGTGCGCGAGAAGATTTACGCTGAGGGCGCGAGGACGATTCCTggccgcgagcacggcggtAACGTCGACATCAAG aACCTCTCCCGCGgctcgcgctgcttcttCCCCGTgtacgtcgacggcgccaacctcgccgtcggcgacctgcACTTTTCGcaaggcgacggcgagctgtcGTTCTGCGGCGCCATCGAGATG GCCGGCATTATCACGCTCAAGTGCTCGGTCATGAAAGACGGCGTCAAGCTTCTCGGGCTCAAGCAGCCCATCTTCCTT ccctcgcccATTGACCCGCGATACCACGAGCAGCTCATCTTCGAGGGAATCTCCGTCG acgtcaacggcgacggcaagcagTACTCGATGGACGCGACGGTCGCGTACAAGCAGGCGGCGCTCAACGCGATGGActacctccgccgcctgggcTACAGCAAGGAGCAGGCCC ATCTCCTgctctccgccgcgccggtcgaggCGCACGTCGCGGCCATGGTCGACGTGCCGAACGCGTGCGTGACCATGGGCCTCCCACTCGCGATTTTCGACCGCGACATTCGCCCCACGAACAAGGGTATCGAGAAGAAGGAGTACAAGaacgcggcgctgcgcacgGACGGGGTGCGCTGCAATCAGAAGTAG
- the png-1 gene encoding Peptide-N(4)-(N-acetyl-beta-glucosaminyl)asparagine amidase gives MGDLTTEIQSTAEFDGIVKALGATQLLVIDFHAVWCGPCKFIAPVIEKLAEKYDEVKFVKIDVDKQRELAQRYKVSAMPTFKFLKGGVVVDELRGADARKLAALVQQHSGRDPNAPDTAPLDIDAIAPPQQGPNIRQWVLLAFFLYYVYKWWTGK, from the exons ATGGGCGACCTCACGACCGAGATCCAGTCGACGGCGG AATTCGACGGCAtcgtcaaggcgctcggcgcgacgcagCTGCTCGTCATCG ACTTCCACGCGGTATGGTGCGGCCCGTGCAAGTTCATCGCGCCGGTGATTGAGAAGCTGGCCGAGAAG TACGACGAAGTCAAGTTTGTT AAaatcgacgtcgacaagcagcgcgagctcgcacAGCGGTACAAGGTGTCCGCTATGCCGACGTTCAAGTTCCTCAAGGGTGGCGTtgtcgttgacgag CTccgtggcgccgacgcgcgcaagctcgccgccctcgtgcAGCAGCATTCCGGCCGCGACCCCAACGCGCCCGACACTGCGCCgctcgacattgacgccatcgccccgccgcagcaggGGCCCAATATCCGCCAGTGGGTCCTgctcgccttcttcttgtaCTATGTGTACAAGTGGTGGACTGGAAAGTAG
- the DPH7 gene encoding Diphthine methyltransferase — MEATSLAQVDTLYSADSIEFCPHPGFEKWFTCGTYQLLKPDEQAKADVEARAEGANAEEATTVKVGHSDSDNDDDDDAEEYTPPAPRVGRLYLYSLDDTTPTEAQRIETAAILDAKWSPHTPATPELGVADAKGGLSVFSLADGALSLSERYELADEETLVLSLDWSSFRQGEIITSLSDGSLAHVVRRPSGMETLATWHAHEFEPWICAWAGPDSVWSGGDDCKLKRWDVRVPDVPVFVNRRFDAGVTTIAPSPHSEHLLAVGSYDAHLRIFDARKATTPLVDVELPGGIWRTRWHPSAERAGDILNATMHGGFAVVRLPGALATADDPQGSHEAEIIKTFPGTLGYGADWCRRDDGDESVVATCSFYDHVMHVWRA, encoded by the exons ATGGAGG CCACGTCCCTAGCCCAAGTCGACACGCTCTActcggccgactcgatcgAGTTCTGCCCGCATCCCGGCTTCGAGAAGTGGTTCACGTGCGGGACGTACCAGCTGCTCAAGCCggacgagcaggccaaggcggaTGTGgaggcgagggccgagggcgccaaCGCCGAAGAGGCTACGACGGTGAAGGTCGGTCACTCCGACTCGGAcaacgacgatgacgatgatgccGAAGAGTATACACCCCCCGCACCCCGCGTCGGCAGGCTGTACCTCTACTCGCTagacgacacgacgccaaCCGAGGCACAGCGCATCGAGACCGCCGCGATCCTCGACGCGAAATGGTCCCCACATACGCCCGCTACCCCCGAGCTGGGCGTAGCGGACGCGAAGGGCGGGCTGAGCGTGTTCTCTCTTGCGGACGGTGCGCTGTCCTTGAGCGAGCGCtacgagctggccgacgaagAAACCCTCGTCCTCTCGCTCGACTGGTCGTCCTTCCGCCAAGGCGAGATCATCACGAGTCTGTCCGACGGGTCGCTGGCGCACGTCGTGCGCCGGCCGAGCGGCATGGAGACGCTCGCAACATGGCACGCGCACGAGTTCGAGCCGTGGATCTGTGCGTGGGCCGGGCCCGATAGCGTGTGGTCGGGCGGGGACGACTGCAAGCTCAAGCGCTGGGACGTGCGCGTGCCCGACGTGCCCGTGTTCGTGAACCGGCGcttcgacgccggcgtgacGACTatcgctccctcgccgcacagcgagcacctcctcgccgtgggCAGCTACGACGCGCACCTGCGGATCTTTGACGCGCGCAAGGCGACCACGCCGCTCGTAGATGTCGAGTTGCCGGGGGGTATTTGGCGCACGCGGTGGCATCCgagcgcggagcgcgcggggGATATCCTCAACGCTACGATGCATGGCGGgttcgccgtcgtccgcctccctggcgcgctggcgacTGCCGACGACCCGCAGGGGAgccacgaggccgagatcaTCAAGACTTTCCCTGGGACGCTCGGGTACGGCGCCGACTGGTGTAGgcgtgacgacggcgacgagagcgtagtcgcgacgtgctcgttCTACGACCATGTCATGCATGTGTGGCGGGCGTGA
- the adl1 gene encoding DNA ligase 3 produces MPPKRPAAPSTPSKAKKAKPAQTSIASFFSPPGKAKPAATAVRAKREPSVVSIADSDDDVVPIDAVDVGKQVDSDEVLARKLAAEWASDQAPNGNGKGKASDEAAAVKKKPVAALFAKREPKAETHPTPEPKPNAEAGPSRPTKISSARAEPVDPIDFDTDSLLFRPEAVDVSKWPGGRLPYSILVGAYVQVSRTRSRLLIVRVLTNFLHLLVARCPQDLLAALYLLSNHLRPAYVPFELGVGFMVLSKAIKEVSGLQPRDLKRLWEKHGDPGDVAFEAKSNLRTLVAPAPLSVRDVYDRVTGLAKLRGQQSGKLKGDVVRRLMVQARGEEVRFLVRTLIGNLRIGAVRLTLLTAFARAAALHEMTPEDFEGILPLPEKGKKPPDPVRERIEARCAEAVRLVRRVYVRHPNYDDLVKGIEPGLDGLEQRVPVAVGVPLSPMLGSITRSIDEVYTRLGSLPFAAEAKLDGQRLQMHIRADGPQGDDDGGRWVEGDGGMVWVRLFSRHLEDMTEKYPDVCALGLALLSRPLPSGRPAFPSWSSNPTPTVQELLNAGKVTSLIIDAEIVAVDKDSGQHRTFQELTNRAKKDVKIEDIKVVVEVYAFDLMLLNDVPLLSAPFSHRRHLLRTLIEPFADKSNPMLARFAHIANVDSVDMKSPADLRTFFDEVVEQKAEGLMVKLLESGEQATAEPIDIDAEDDDPDGEAEGEVAEPGRKKPLPATYEPDQRSMGWLKVKKDYLEGLGDSLDLVPIGAWWGLGRKAGWWSPILLAARNPESGALEAVCKCISGFSDAFYKALLVRYPPEGSPDVCSKGSPLGFVETGGLVPDVWFAPSEVWEIRGADITLSPVYPAGATFIGGERGLSIRFPRFIRVRDDKGVDEATTSEEFAEMYRRQMARPGVVPAKRAAEGEAGSDVEGEVDVGGFDEEA; encoded by the exons ATGCCGCCGAAGAGaccggcggcaccgtcgacACCGTCAAAGGCGAAAAAGGCAAAGCCGGCACAGACGTCGATCGCCTCGTTCTTCAGTCCACCAggcaaggccaagccggCCGCCACTGCCGTTCGCGCGAAACGCGAGCCGAGCGTGGTCAGCATCGCCGActccgacgacgatgtgGTGCCGATCGATGCGGTGGACGTGGGAAAACAGGTCGACAGTGACGAAgtgctcgcgcgcaagctcgcaGCGGAGTGGGCGAGCGATCAGGCACCCAATGGcaacggcaagggcaaggcgagcgacgaggccgcagcCGTGAAGAAGAAGCCCGTCGCTGCGCTGTTCGCCAAGAGGGAACCCAAGGCCGAGACACATCCTACTCCTGAACCCAAGCCCAACGCCGAAGCCGGCCCCTCGCGCCCGACCAAGatcagctcggcgcgcgccgagcccgtcgacccCATCGACTTTGACACCGACTCGCTCCTCTTCCGCCCGGAAGCCGTCGACGTGTCCAAGTGGCCTGGGGGTCGGCTGCCGTACAGTATCCTCGTGGGCGCGTACGTGCAGGTGTCTCGCACGCGGTCACGCCTGCTCATCGTGCGCGTGCTCACCAA cttcctccacctcctcgtcgcgcgctgcCCGCAGGACCTCCTGGCCGCGCTGTACCTCCTCTCGAACCACCTGCGCCCTGCATACGTCCccttcgagctcggcgtcgggttTATGGTCCTCTCCAAGGCGATCAAGGAGGTGTCTGGGCTGCAGCCGCGCGACCTCAAGCGCTTGTGGGAGAAGCACGGCGACCCCGGAGATGTGGCGTTCGAGGCCAAGTCGAATCTCCGCACGCTGgtcgcgcccgccccgctcTCAGTCCGAGACGTGTATGATCGCGTCACGGGCCTCGCGAAGCTCAGGGGGCAACAGAGTGGAAAGCTCAAGGGTGACGTCGTGAGACGGCTCATGGTGCAGGCCCGCGGGGAGGAAGTACGGTTTCTTGTGCGCACGCTTATCGGGAACTTAAGG ATCGGCGCAGTGCGGTTGACGTTGCTCACGGCATTtgcacgcgcagcagcatTACACGAGATGACGCCGGAGGACTTTGAAGGCATTCTGCCACTACccgagaagggcaagaagccTCCAGATCCGGTACGCGAGCGGATCGAAGCTCGCTGCGCAGAGGCGGTCCGCCTGGTTCGGAGGGTGTACGTCCGCCACCCAAACTACGATGACCTGGTGAAGGGAATCGAGcctggcctcgacggcctggaGCAGCGCGTGCCCGTCGCGGTGGGTGTGCCACTCTCGCCGATGCTGGGCAGCATCACGCGCTCCATTGACGAAGTGTACACGCGCCTCGGGAGCCTTCCCTTCGCTGCTGAGGCTAAGCTCGACGGGCAGAGGCTGCAGATGCATatccgcgccgacggcccgcagggggacgacgacggcgggcgctGGGTCGAGGGCGATGGCGGGATGGTGTGGGTCCGCTTGTTCAGCCGCCACCTCGAGGACATGACGGAGAAGTATCCCGACGTGTGCGCGCTGGGCTTGGCGCTTCTGTCACGGCCATTGCCAAGCGGCAGGCCGGCCTTCCCGTCGTGGTCGTCCAACCCCACACCTACAGTCCAGGAGCTGCTCAACGCTGGCAAGGTCACATCACTCATCATCGACGCGGAGATCGTCGCGGTGGACAAGGACTCGGGGCAGCACCGTACCTTCCAAGAGCTCACAAATCGGGCAAAGAAGGATGTCAAGATTGAGGACATCAAGGTGGTTGTTGAGGTGTATGCGTTTGATCTGATGCTGCTGAACGATGTG CCTCTGCTCTCTGCACCGTTCtctcaccgccgccacctacTCCGCACGCTCATCGAGCCATTCGCCGACAAGTCCAACCCAATGTTGGCGCGGTTTGCCCACATTGCCAACGTCGACTCTGTGGACATGAAGAGCCCTGCCGACCTGCGTACCTTCTTCGACGAAGTGGTAGAGCAGAAGGCTGAGGGTCTGATggtcaagctcctcgagtcgggcgagcaGGCCACAGCTGAGCCGATTGATATCGACGCTGAGGATGACGACCCGGATGGAGAAGCTGAGGGCGAGGTTGCAGAGCCAGGTCGCAAGAAGCCCCTCCCAGCGACGTATGAACCCGACCAACGGAGCATGGGCTGGCTCAAGGTCAAGAAGG ACTACCTCGAGGGTCTGGGTGACTCGCTCGACTTGGTTCCCATCGGCGCGTGGTGGGGGCTCGGACGCAAGGCAGGGTGGTGGAGTCCCATCCTGCTCGCCGCACGCAACCCCGAGTCTGGTGCGCTCGAAGCGGTGTGCAAGT GTATCTCAGGCTTCAGCGATGCGTTCTACAAGGCACTATTGGTGCGATACCCTCCAGAAGGCTCGCCCGACGTTTGCAGCAAGGGCTCGCCACTCGGCTTCGTCGAGACGGGCGGCCTAGTCCCCGACGTGTGGTTCGCACCGTCCGAAGTGTGGGAGATCCGCGGGGCAGA CATTACGTTGTCGCCTGTATACCCTGCCGGCGCGACATTtatcggcggcgagcgcggcctgtCGATCCGCTTCCCGCGCTTCATCCGCGtccgcgacgacaagggggtggacgaggcgacgacgagcgaggagTTTGCGGAGATGTACCGGCGGCAGATGGCGCGGCCTGGTGTGGTGCCggcgaagcgcgccgccgagggcgaggcagGGTCTGATGTTGAGGGCGAGGTAGATGTGGGTGGgttcgacgaggaggcgtgA